The Rhodoflexus caldus genome includes a window with the following:
- a CDS encoding DUF6882 domain-containing protein, producing the protein MTVNTSLHTAPCQTEQELIERYGAIALEKQTAFYQIIGNQPWHINVEGSHVIFGSNLVCPIQVIGTYIPDSQAWLYAWANPAGNFPEAVLSHARQLKEYGERYNNDFLRYHGFQATENDVHKLGLIASGMFKATGYFIADLGDTALLLTVYNARVPNRTKEDLGAIPDIFPAICNLFPMNQRSAFLQYLVAKGLEYGEDGDTVTALKNDVSIVAKFDENGRMTNLEATA; encoded by the coding sequence ATGACAGTAAACACATCGTTGCATACAGCACCCTGCCAAACCGAGCAGGAACTGATAGAGCGCTACGGCGCGATTGCACTTGAAAAACAAACCGCTTTTTATCAAATCATTGGCAATCAGCCATGGCATATTAACGTAGAGGGTTCGCATGTTATTTTCGGCAGCAATCTGGTATGTCCTATCCAAGTAATAGGTACCTACATTCCTGATTCTCAGGCGTGGCTGTATGCATGGGCAAATCCTGCCGGCAATTTTCCCGAAGCGGTGCTGTCTCATGCTCGACAGTTGAAAGAATACGGCGAGCGTTATAACAACGATTTCCTGCGTTATCACGGCTTCCAAGCTACCGAAAACGATGTGCATAAATTAGGTTTGATAGCTTCGGGAATGTTTAAAGCGACGGGCTATTTCATTGCCGATTTGGGAGATACTGCACTGTTGCTGACCGTTTACAACGCCAGAGTGCCCAACAGAACCAAAGAAGACCTTGGCGCTATACCGGATATCTTTCCTGCTATTTGCAACCTGTTCCCGATGAATCAGCGCAGTGCATTCCTGCAATATTTGGTAGCCAAAGGACTGGAATACGGCGAAGACGGCGATACGGTTACAGCGCTTAAAAACGATGTGAGCATTGTTGCCAAATTTGACGAAAACGGCCGAATGACAAATTTAGAAGCCACAGCATAA
- a CDS encoding DUF4276 family protein, giving the protein MNVIRVNIVAEGQTEMEFCRQVLNPHFNPKGIFIESRCVKTSRNRHKIFRGGSLDYQRVKADIMRWIKEEKSGEPYFSTMFDLYALSDDFPGFQQAQHITDPYQKVAFLENALKQDLGYRKFIPYIQLHEFESLLLANPDSLLLEYPDKRDAIEQLKAVVAQYEGNPELVNEGKETAPSKHIIRLIPEYEGNKVSVGAILPGIDYLEAAQKYCQHFREWLSQIEQLRFHATAGL; this is encoded by the coding sequence ATGAACGTTATTCGCGTAAATATCGTTGCCGAAGGACAAACCGAAATGGAATTCTGTCGGCAGGTATTGAATCCACATTTTAACCCCAAGGGTATTTTTATTGAGAGTCGTTGTGTAAAAACATCCCGTAACCGGCATAAAATATTCAGAGGCGGATCGTTGGATTATCAACGCGTCAAAGCCGATATAATGCGATGGATAAAAGAGGAAAAAAGTGGAGAGCCATACTTTTCTACCATGTTTGACCTGTATGCGCTTTCTGATGATTTTCCCGGATTTCAACAAGCACAGCACATAACAGACCCATACCAAAAAGTCGCTTTTTTGGAGAATGCCTTAAAGCAAGACCTTGGCTATCGCAAGTTTATTCCCTATATCCAATTGCATGAATTTGAATCGCTGCTGCTGGCTAATCCTGATTCACTGCTGTTGGAATACCCTGATAAACGGGATGCAATTGAACAGTTGAAAGCAGTTGTAGCGCAGTATGAGGGCAATCCTGAATTGGTGAATGAAGGGAAGGAAACGGCACCGTCAAAGCACATTATCCGATTGATACCTGAATATGAAGGAAACAAGGTGTCGGTTGGAGCAATTTTACCCGGTATTGATTATTTGGAAGCAGCCCAAAAATATTGTCAGCATTTTCGGGAATGGCTATCACAAATTGAACAACTCCGTTTTCATGCGACTGCCGGCCTTTGA
- a CDS encoding AAA family ATPase codes for MKLKSISLKGYKSFDNRHGATIDFGDITVLLGANGVGKSNLVSFFSMLNYMMTGALQSYIAERGYAESFLYFGTKHTREISACLTFEDEQAKDEYLFRLTHAAGDILIFAEEQIRYQKHNSEKPFVLTLNPGVRESDILQIATGKDAKQADRQTAATVLRLLRNCKVYHFHDTSASARVRGRGYIEDNQYLYSDAGNLAAFLYRLKEDAEMFPYYRKVVRYVQKVMPQFGDFDLRPGSLNDKYIALNWRDSSYQEHLFGPHQLSDGSLRFMCLAALLLQPIRLLPQVIILDEPELGLHPSAISYLAGMIKAASVHAQIIIATQSPRLVDEFELSDIVIVEQNRQTHATTFHRKNAVELAEWLGNYSLSELWEKNVIGGQP; via the coding sequence ATGAAATTAAAATCTATCAGTTTAAAAGGCTACAAATCTTTTGACAACAGGCATGGAGCAACCATAGATTTTGGCGATATAACGGTGTTGTTGGGTGCGAATGGCGTAGGCAAAAGCAACTTAGTTTCCTTTTTCAGCATGTTGAACTACATGATGACAGGAGCCTTGCAGTCCTATATTGCCGAGCGAGGATATGCAGAATCATTTCTTTACTTTGGCACAAAACATACGCGCGAAATCAGTGCTTGCCTTACTTTTGAAGATGAACAGGCGAAAGATGAGTACCTATTCAGACTTACCCATGCTGCCGGGGATATTCTGATTTTTGCAGAAGAGCAAATCCGCTACCAAAAACATAATTCCGAGAAGCCGTTTGTCCTGACACTTAATCCGGGCGTTAGAGAATCCGATATTTTACAAATCGCTACGGGGAAAGATGCTAAACAGGCTGACAGGCAAACAGCCGCAACCGTGTTGCGGTTGCTGAGAAACTGTAAAGTGTATCATTTTCATGATACTTCGGCCTCTGCTCGCGTGCGAGGAAGAGGCTATATTGAGGATAATCAGTATCTGTACAGCGACGCAGGCAATTTGGCCGCCTTCCTCTACCGTCTCAAAGAAGATGCTGAAATGTTTCCGTACTATCGGAAAGTTGTACGTTATGTGCAAAAAGTTATGCCACAGTTTGGCGATTTTGACCTGCGCCCCGGCAGTTTAAATGACAAGTACATAGCGCTCAATTGGCGCGACAGTAGTTATCAGGAGCATCTTTTCGGCCCGCATCAGTTATCAGACGGTTCCTTGCGATTTATGTGTCTGGCTGCTTTATTGCTGCAACCCATCCGGCTTTTACCCCAAGTAATCATTTTAGATGAACCGGAATTAGGGCTTCACCCATCTGCTATCAGCTATTTGGCAGGTATGATAAAAGCGGCTTCGGTGCATGCGCAAATTATCATAGCCACACAATCTCCGCGATTGGTAGATGAGTTTGAACTCAGCGATATTGTTATTGTAGAACAAAATCGCCAAACACATGCAACTACGTTTCATCGGAAAAATGCTGTTGAATTAGCCGAATGGCTGGGAAATTACAGCCTTAGCGAGCTTTGGGAGAAAAACGTGATAGGAGGGCAGCCTTGA